Proteins from one Dromiciops gliroides isolate mDroGli1 chromosome 6, mDroGli1.pri, whole genome shotgun sequence genomic window:
- the LOC122732298 gene encoding probable E3 ubiquitin-protein ligase TRIML1, which translates to MEAKNFFESLKVDLTCQMCLSYFNEPVTLKCGHSFCKECLLSWGQELPTPRPCPICKAIIESEVFLCNWKLQNLASIGKMLIPQLLQNIRGLTTCDKHGKEETWFCEEDQRPLCGPCFLSTEHKGHNVLPLEKAAGQYMAKLQKRWNSLNGQKQKFQMELECEEVREVQWEMQGQTFKELVVSEYKKIHQFLLDEEQLQLQRLDKEARDNLAVSDNKDSQSQGILSLQMNSEQQPVGMLKLEGQTMIEVVKCQYEEKHLFLSEELQLHLQIMDHQVKHILEKFEESKTKMTQHIHNLEMVMLEIKRSFGKLPIEILQDAKGTLERNEELLLQNPVVASPRWTMYPITGMREMLLKFHRDITLDPETANPHLILSEDLKSVTYVSVPQVVPDNPKRFDFALCVLAAQSFTSGKHYWEVDVGNKTEWEVGICKESIRRKGHVPKLPGDTRTLVGLTFRNTFRLWCSNHKVHVTQPLSKVGIFLDYERGHIAFYNASDGTFIYSPADYGFQGALYPCFFPCFGKGKKTSGSLCVCPRSN; encoded by the exons ATGGAGGCCAAAAACTTCTTTGAAAGCCTCAAAGTGGATCTCACCTGTCAAATGTGTTTGAGCTATTTCAATGAACCAGTGACTCTGAAATGTGGCCATAGCTTCTGCAAAGAGTGTCTTCTCAGCTGGGGACAGGAATTGCCCACACCAAGACCCTGCCCAATTTGCAAGGCCATCATTGAATCTGAAGTCTTTTTGTGCAATTGGAAGCTGCAGAATCTGGCTAGCATTGGCAAGATGCTTATACCTCAGTTACTGCAGAACATCAGGGGCCTGACCACCTGTGATAAACATGGGAAAGAAGAGACCTGGTTCTGTGAGGAGGACCAGAGACCCTTATGTGGGCCTTGCTTTTTAAGTACAGAGCACAAGGGGCACAATGTCCTTCCTTTGGAAAAGGCTGCTGGTCAGTACATG gcAAAACTCCAGAAAAGATGGAATAGTTTAAATGGTCAGAAGCAGAAATTTCAAATGGAATTGGAATGTGAGGAAGTGAGAGAGGTCCAATGGGAG ATGCAGGGCCAGACTTTTAAAGAGCTGGTTGTATCCGAATATAAGAAAATACACCAGTTCTTATTGGATGAAGAACAACTACAATTACAAAGACTGGACAAGGAAGCAAGAGATAACTTGGCAGTTAGTGACAACAAGGACAGCCAGTCTCAAGGGATCCTGAGTCTTCAAATGAACTCAGAGCAGCAGCCTGTGGGAATGCTCAAG TTGGAGGGTCAAACTATGATAGAGGTGGTTAAATGTCAATATGAGGAAAAGCACCTGTTTTTGTCAGAGGAACTGCAGCTACATCTTCAAATAATGGACCATCAAGTAAAGCACATCCTGGAAAAGTTCGAGGAGAGCAAGACAAAAATGACCCAACACATCCATAATCTGGAAATGGTGATGTTGGAAATAAAACGAAGTTTTGGTAAACTTCCCATTGAAATACTCCAG GATGCAAAAGGTACATTGGAAAG GAATGAGGAGCTACTTCTTCAAAATCCAGTAGTTGCTTCACCCAGATGGACCATGTACCCCATCACTGGCATGAGAGAAATGTTGCTGAAATTCCACA GAGACATAACTCTGGATCCTGAAACAGCCAATCCTCATCTCATTCTGTCTGAAGATTTGAAGAGTGTCACATATGTTTCTGTCCCACAGGTTGTGCCTGACAACCCCAAAAGATTTGACTTTGCTCTCTGTGTCTTGGCTGCCCAGAGCTTCACCTCAGGGAAGCACTACTGGGAAGTAGATGTGGGGAATAAAACAGAGTGGGAAGTGGGCATCTGTAAAGAATCAATCAGAAGGAAGGGTCATGTCCCCAAGTTACCTGGGGATACACGGACCCTTGTAGGCTTGACATTTAGAAATACCTTTCGCCTCTGGTGTTCCAATCATAAAGTTCATGTAACCCAGCCTCTTTCTAAGGTGGGCATTTTCCTTGATTATGAAAGAGGCCATATAGCCTTTTACAATGCTTCAGATGGAACTTTCATCTACAGTCCTGCAGATTATGGTTTTCAAGGGGCTCTTTACCcttgtttctttccttgctttggaaaggggaaaaagacttCTGGTTCTCTATGTGTCTGCCCCAGGAGTAACTAG
- the LOC122733016 gene encoding DNA topoisomerase 1-like encodes MSMDQLHPDAQINVEFRGNESPKHKDKHNNPGHRHKKHKKNKKKDQEKSKHSKREPKDSSEKKHRRKEKTQHRSGRSETHPDTTKDRTKEKGKEEKGRPSGDAKMKKENENGSSSPPSITDAPDGPASPQEALKLLKRPREDEDAAYKAKKRKTDNLKKVRELKPEGVEDTKAKAMNQDEKFPEPGDKLKQPKEEEEQKWRWWEEERYSEGIKWKFLEHKGPVLALPYEPLPENVKFYYDGKAMRLSPKAEEVATFFAKMLDHEYTAKAIFRDNFFKDWRKEMTKEEKNTITSLSKCDFTQISQYFKAQSEAKKQLSKEEKLKIKEENERLLQEFGFCVMDNHRERIANFKIEPPGLFRGRGNHPKMGKVKRRIMPEDIIINCSQDARVPPPPPGHRWKEVRHDNKVTWLVSWTENIQGSIKYIMLNPSSRIKGEKDWQKYETARRLKKCIDRIRKQYREDWKSKEMKVRQRAVALYFIDRLALRAGNEKEEGETADTVGCCSLRVEHITLHPEMDDQEYLVEFDFLGKDSIRYYNKVPVEKRVFKNLRLFLENKQPGDDLFDRLNTSILNKHLQELMAGLTAKVFRTYNASITLQQQLKELTVPNESIPAKVLSYNRANRAVALLCNHQRTPPKTFEKSMLNLQTKIEAKKDQLAEAQRDLKSAKAEAKLLKDAKSENVLEAKKKAVQRLEEQLRKLELQATDRQENKQIALGTSKLNYLDPRISVAWCKKWGIPIEKIYNKAQREKFAWAIHMADEHYEF; translated from the coding sequence ATGAGCATGGATCAACTGCATCCAGATGCCCAGATCAATGTGGAGTTCCGAGGGAATGAGTCTCCCAAACACAAAGATAAACACAACAATCCAGGACATCGACACAAAAAgcacaagaagaacaagaaaaaagatcAGGAAAAGTCCAAGCATAGTAAAAGGGAGCCCAAAGATTCCTCAGAGAAGAAACATAGGCGAAAGGAGAAAACCCAACACAGAAGTGGCAGGTCAGAGACACACCCAGACACAACCAAAGACAGAaccaaggagaaaggaaaggaagaaaagggaagacccTCTGGAGATGCCAAAATGAAGAAGGAGAATGAAAATGGTTCCTCTAGTCCACCTAGTATTACAGATGCACCAGATGGTCCTGCTTCTCCTCAAGAAGCTCTCAAGCTTTTAAAGAGACCTCGAGAAGATGAGGATGCCGCTTATAAggccaagaaaagaaaaacagacaacCTCAAAAAGGTGAGGGAGCTGAAACCAGAGGGAGTGGAAGACACCAAAGCCAAAGCAATGAACCAAGATGAGAAATTTCCTGAACCAGGTGACAAGTTGAAGCAGcccaaggaagaggaggagcagaaATGGAGATGGTGGGAAGAGGAGCGCTATTCTGAAGGCATCAAGTGGAAATTCCTGGAACATAAAGGTCCTGTGCTGGCTCTACCTTATGAGCCTCTGCCAGAAAATGTCAAGTTCTACTATGACGGCAAAGCCATGAGGCTGAGTCCCAAGGCAGAAGAAGTGGCTACATTCTTTGCCAAAATGCTTGATCATGAGTACACTGCTAAGGCTATCTTTAGGGACAATTTCTTCAAggactggagaaaggaaatgacaaaggaagagaaaaataccaTTACCAGTCTTAGCAAGTGTGACTTCACCCAGATAAGCCAGTATTTCAAAGCCCAATCAGAAGCAAAGAAACAATTGAGCAAGGAAGAGAAACTGaagatcaaagaggaaaatgaaaggcTCTTGCAAGAGTTTGGTTTCTGTGTGATGGACAATCACAGAGAGAGAATTGCCAACTTCAAGATTGAGCCTCCAGGTCTTTTCCGGGGCCGTGGCAACCATCCCAAAATGGGAAAGGTGAAAAGGAGGATTATGCCTGAAGACATCATTATCAACTGTAGCCAAGATGCCAgggttcctcctcctccccctggaCACAGATGGAAAGAAGTTCGACACGATAACAAGGTTACCTGGCTGGTCTCCTGGACTGAGAATATCCAAGGGTCCATCAAGTATATCATGCTGAACCCCAGCTCACGAATCAAAGGGGAGAAGGATTGGCAGAAGTATGAGACAGCCAGAAGACTGAAGAAGTGTATAGACCGGATCCGGAAGCAATACAGGGAAGACTGGAAGTCCAAGGAAATGAAAGTCCGCCAGAGGGCTGTAGCATTATACTTTATTGACAGGCTTGCTCTGAGAGCTGGcaatgagaaggaagaaggggagacaGCTGATACTGTGGGCTGCTGTTCCCTCCGGGTAGAGCACATTACCTTGCATCCAGAAATGGATGACCAAGAATACCTCGTGGAGTTTGACTTCCTAGGGAAGGATTCCATAAGATACTACAACAAGGTCCCCGTGGAGAAAAGGGTTTTTAAGAACCTCCGGCTCTTTCTGGAGAACAAACAGCCTGGGGATGATCTTTTTGACAGACTGAATACCAGCATTCTCAACAAACACCTTCAAGAGCTCATGGCTGGCTTGACTGCCAAGGTCTTCCGCACGTACAATGCCTCCATCACCCTCCAGCAGCAGCTAAAGGAGCTCACTGTTCCCAACGAAAGCATCCCAGCAAAGGTCCTGTCTTATAACCGTGCCAACAGAGCTGTTGCACTCCTGTGTAACCATCAGAGGACACCGCCAAAGACTTTTGAGAAGTCCATGCTGAACCTCCAGACTAAGATTGAGGCCAAGAAGGACCAGCTAGCTGAAGCCCAAAGGGATCTGAAAAGTGCCAAAGCTGAGGCCAAGCTCCTAAAAGATGCCAAGTCAGAAAACGTGCTAGAGGCTAAGAAGAAGGCTGTGCAGAGGCTGGAGgagcagttgaggaaactggagcttCAGGCCACAGACAGGCAGGAGAACAAACAGATTGCCTTGGGAACCTCCAAACTCAACTATTTAGATCCCAGGATCTCAGTTGCTTGGTGTAAGAAGTGGGGGATCCCAATTGAGAAAATCTATAACAAAGCCCAGCGAGAAAAGTTTGCCTGGGCCATTCACATGGCTGATGAACACTATGAATTTTAG